The Poecilia reticulata strain Guanapo linkage group LG4, Guppy_female_1.0+MT, whole genome shotgun sequence genomic interval attatttgagATAATCAGGTCTATCCGTGTGAGACAATGGAAAGtctcatgttttcctttgtggAATGCAACTTCAGCACCAGTAGATAAGAGATTAGCAAACAGGAAatggtgggggaggggggggggcgtACTAAAGAAGAAAGGTGTCACTTACAAAATCAAGTAAATAAAGAGAAGAGTGTTGAGGGTGCTGAGCTCTCTCTGAACCAGCAGAGACTTGGCTTTTTCAGTCACATTCCACATCCACGATCCACCTAAAAATACAAGTCAACAGCGTAAATATTACAGCTCACTTTCACTTTCTAACTCTGGTTTTTCATATGTTCATTActgaacttttcttctttttttttttgcatacttgTGACACTTTGTGTCCATTACCTGACTCAGAGAGCTCCTCTGTGGATGAGCTGTCAGTCTGCTGACTGCTGAAACCTGAACCGTTTCCATGAGGCACTGCTTCTACTGGAAAGACAGATAAGAGAAGAAGGAATTGCTGTTAAAACTACTAGCAGACCTTGAACTTCGCACGTCTACAATAAAATTAGAACACGATAACTGTAGCACAGCAAGTGTCGTTTATAATGAACTCCAATTTAGGGAACAAAAGATTTTAACTACTTTARTATGCTCATAATGTGTTAAGTCAAACATCCTACCTCGGTGAGCTCTCTGCAGAGGCTGGTTCTGTAAGGACTGAGTTTCAGAACCATCCAAGCTRTCATCCAAGCTGGACTGGCTGGAGTTCTGCACACAAAGAACCAGGACATCAGAAACAAGGAGCATTGCACATTAAagagcatttattttaaagcttctaATGTCAGACAAACTGATTAAGAGTTTTCTTACCACGCGTTTGCTTTTATCAAAGCTGTTTTCGCCTGAGGAAAAGAGAGGGCTACTGTTGGTGCTGCCGTCCTGTAAAAGAAGATGCAGAGACGACTTGAAACGATTCCCACAAACTATGAGCCTCCAACAtttcatgaaaagaaaaacaaagagagctCAAACAGTAAAGCCGACACCTGCTTTAATTTGTAACGCTGTACTTTTATAAAACCCTGTTCCCGACATTCAGACKTTGTAACAAAAAAGTCTAATACATTGCAACACTTTCACCATAACAGTGAAGCACTTCAAAGTTTTTCTCAACTGCCTGACACAATTTGACTGCAACGCCATCAGTCTCTCTAAAGTGACCCTAACTGTGGTTYCACATTTTACTCAGCTGCTGAAATTCTGGGCATCTTTTGTAGTTTGACCCGAGTCACTCACCTCTATCTGAGAGCAGACGGAGCGAAGCAGCTGGTAACACGATTCCCTGTTCCTCAGCGACACAAAGACGTactaaacaataagaaaaacacaaaggaggGAGGATTATTAGCTGGTGGCTTAATGGTAAAAATCCAATAGTGAAACACACCCTGTTGACTTAACTATTAAAGCAACATTAATGTTGCTAGACAACATCTCATTTCATTCCAAACATGATGAAACTCAATTTGCTTCATGAATGTTACAATTGCAGAGCGTCAAAGATGTCAGACGGACCTTCTCTCCTTCTGAGGTACGAAGAGACAAGGCGTTGGGTACCAGCAGAGccgttttctgtttcttcaccGTGTGGATGGAGGAAACCGGAATGACAACCTgggagaaacaaaataaaatccaagacGTTAGTCAAGTCAAACATTGCTTTTAACACAGCGACATGCCGAGCCGGCATAGAGGCCTACCTTAGTGTCCTTCAGCAGAAccgaggaaaaaaaacaggcgtGGGTGTCGGTGACGTAGAGGCGACCATGATACGGCACTTCTCTCTGCAGAGCACAGATGTATGCTGGGAGGAAAAGTGGARaacagtttttcagtttcacacatgcatttgattttatttgatgttttcctgttattttccCTGTACCTACCGTGTATCAAGTCTTCTCCCTCAGGAATGTCTGGAAACAACTTGTGGAAtgttttgttgtgctttgtgaaactctgaaaatgagaaaaggttCGTCTTTGAAATTTTAAGCGTAgaatgcattttctttccaacaGGAAGATGAARTACATCAGCATTGGCTTACACTTTGCGTGCCGGTTCCTTC includes:
- the LOC103463506 gene encoding GRAM domain-containing protein 3, with protein sequence HHTSNQFYYFSFSLLFRPETLDGDKKGFERTEGTGTQSSFTKHNKTFHKLFPDIPEGEDLIHAYICALQREVPYHGRLYVTDTHACFFSSVLLKDTKVVIPVSSIHTVKKQKTALLVPNALSLRTSEGEKYVFVSLRNRESCYQLLRSVCSQIEDGSTNSSPLFSSGENSFDKSKRVNSSQSSLDDSLDGSETQSLQNQPLQRAHRVEAVPHGNGSGFSSQQTDSSSTEELSESGGSWMWNVTEKAKSLLVQRELSTLNTLLFIYLILVVLLLLSSGYIGLRIVALEEQLTSLGALPEFTLQSGYNKNT